From the Panthera leo isolate Ple1 chromosome C1, P.leo_Ple1_pat1.1, whole genome shotgun sequence genome, one window contains:
- the CAVIN2 gene encoding caveolae-associated protein 2, whose product MGEDAAQAEKFQHPGSAVWQEKPASPSLAPSSTPSPSLNLGSAEEAIRDNSQVNAVTVLTLLDKLVNMLDAVQENQHNMEQRQISLEGSVKGIQNDLTKLSKYQASTSNTVSKLLEKSRKVSAHTRAVKERMDRQSAQVKRLENNHAQLLRRNHFKVLIFQEENEIPASVFVKEPVSSPAEEKEELADENKSLEETLHTVDLSSDDELPHDEETLEDSAEEKMEESRAEKIKRSSLRKVDSLKKAFSRQNIEKKMNKLGTKIVSVERREKIKKSLTSNHQKISSGKSSPFKVSPLTFGRKKVREGEGPAENETKSEDTPSSEQMPDDHEESSFAEGLSEASLTGALVEGKSKEEDAEREASRGSNSGRDSNIDLTIVEDEEEESVALEQAQKVRYEGGYLLTSEDAEQSDASPGQPAVLQVDQTA is encoded by the exons ATGGGGGAGGACGCCGCCCAAGCTGAGAAGTTTCAGCACCCGGGGTCTGCCGTGTGGCAGGAGAAGCCAGCCAGCCCCAGCCTCGCGCCCTCTTCCACGCCGAGCCCCAGCCTGAACCTGGGGAGCGCGGAGGAGGCCATCCGGGACAACTCGCAGGTGAACGCCGTCACGGTGCTCACGCTCCTGGACAAGCTGGTGAACATGCTGGATGCCGTGCAGGAGAACCAGCACAATATGGAGCAGCGGCAGATCAGCCTAGAGGGCTCCGTGAAGGGCATCCAGAACGACCTCACCAAGCTCTCCAAATACCAGGCCTCCACCAGCAACACGGTGAGCAAGCTGCTGGAGAAGTCCCGCAAGGTCAGCGCCCACACTCGCGCGGTCAAGGAGCGCATGGACAGGCAGAGCGCGCAGGTGAAGCGGCTGGAGAACAACCACGCCCAGCTCCTCAGGCGCAACCATTTCAAAGTGCTCATCTTCCAG gaagaaaatgagatccCTGCCAGTGTGTTTGTGAAAGAGCCAGTTTCCAGCCCAGCGGAAGAGAAGGAGGAGCTTGCTGATGAAAACAAGTCCTTGGAGGAAACCTTGCACACGGTGGACCTCTCATCAGATGATGAATTGCCCCACGATGAGGAGACCCTGGAAGACAGTGCAGaggaaaagatggaagaaagcagggcagagaaaataaaaagatccagCCTCCGGAAAGTAGATAGCCTCAAGAAAGCGTTTTCTCGCCAGAACAtcgagaaaaaaatgaacaagctgGGGACAAAGATCGTGTCtgtagagaggagagagaagattaAGAAATCTCTCACTTCCAATCACCAGAAAATATCCTCAGGGAAAAGCTCCCCCTTCAAGGTTTCTCCCCTCACTTTTGGCCGGAAGAAAGTCCGAGAGGGAGAAGGCCCTGCAGAAAACGAGACCAAGTCAGAAGACACGCCTAGCAGCGAGCAGATGCCAGATGACCACGAGGAGAGCTCGTTTGCAGAGGGTCTTTCTGAAGCGTCCCTCACCGGTGCCCTGGTGGAAGGCAAGAGCAAGGAGGAGGATGCAGagagggaggcctccagagggagtAACTCGGGCAGGGATAGCAACATCGACTTGACAATCGTggaagatgaagaggaggagTCGGTGGCCCTGGAACAAGCACAGAAGGTTCGCTACGAGGGAGGCTACCTGCTGACCTCTGAGGATGCAGAGCAGTCGGATGCAAGCCCGGGCCAGCCTGCCGTGCTCCAGGTGGACCAGACCGCCTAA